AACGCTCATGCCTTTGTTTTCGCGACAAACTGTAAACAGTCTGCCGTTGGCTTTATCAAGCGCCAGGCCGGTTGGGCCGCCGCATGGATCAAGTGGCAGGGTTTTCACCAGCTTTAGTGTTTTGGTATCAATAACCGCTAAACGGCTTTTATCTTCCAGATTGTTATAGATCAAGCCTTTGCCATCGGCAACTGCAAACTCAGGTGCGCCACCTGGTGCTATTGAGCCTACTTGCGTCAAACTTTGTGGATCAACAACGGCTATAGAGCTGCTATGTCCCTCAAAAGTGAAGATTTTTTTGGAAGCAGGATCATAAATAATAGCATCCGGACCCTCGCCGCTAACCGGGATGGTTTTAATAACCTTTAAGGTTTTAATATCAAAAGCAATAACGGCGTTTCCTTTACCATCGCTAATAAAGCCACGGTTCAGATCATTGGCTATGGCTATGCCGTGTGTGCCCTTCATGTCGGCTATAACGCCAACTTCTTTTCCGCTTTCCAGATCAACTACGTTGACAGCCTGGCCGTGCGAGGCGTATAAACGATGGTTAGCCTGATCGACGTATGCATAGTCATTTCCACCGTCGCCCTGTAGCGGAATTGTTTTTACCAGCGTGTATTGAGAGCCTTGTGCAAAAGCTGTTGAGCTAATGGCGCCGCAAAAAGCCAGGCTTAAAAAGGAGCAAAATATTTTTTTCATATCAGTATTTTATAAAGTTAACACTTTGAATTAATGTTGATTGCCTTTGTTGTCTGATGTGTAAGCACCCATATCAAGGTTATACTTCGGGTTACCCGCGCTAAACGCTGGTGATCCGGTTTGCAGGTGATAATCATTAGTGTTAGGATAGCCGTTTGGTGCTGCCACGGTGCCATCGGTACGAACAAACAGCGGATCTTTGTCGCCTATCTTTTTAGAGATCAGATCTGTAGGTTGCGGGGTGCCCAAAGCGCCAGCCGGATAAAAATTGCTGCGAATATTGATCTTTTGCGATGGGTCTACCAAATCTGCATAAGTATCAACGGTTGCATAAAACAAGTTATTGCCATAAGTAGTGTGCGGGATATCGCCATCTGTAAACAGCTCTATGCCGTGGTAACAGTTTACAATGATGTTATTGTAAATATGGCCAATGGCATTAACGCCTACCGATACGGCTCTGCCGGGTTCTGCCGAGCCTCTGCGCCAACCGATAGCCACAAAGGTATTATTATAAACGTTCACCTCGGTTTGAGGGAATGGCTTGCTGGAGCTGGTTTCCAACTTAACGCCCGAACCTGCCTGACTAAAGATTACGTTATAAGCAACAGTACCGGTAACACCTGTTTTCAGGTTGATGCCCTCGCCATCGGTACTGCCTGATGAGCTGATGGTGTTTCTTAAAATGGTAACATTTGCACCGTTACTGATAGCCATCAAATCGTCCTGTCCGTTGGTAAACCATGAGTCTTCAATATCTACCTTAATTGCAGCTTTTACTTTAAGCGTACCACGTGCAGAGCCTGATGCGTCAGGGCCGCCGGTGTTATCAATGTGGGTCCATTTTACGGTGATGGCTTGTGCAGTATCGCACTGCAAACCGCCCCATGTACCCGGTTTGTTGCTGTCTGAGTTGAAAGAGATAGGCTGATCTTTAGAGCCGATTAGCTGCAATACGCCTTGCACGGTAATTTGTGCGTTGTTTTTAACAATGACGGTAGCGCCTGGTTGAGCGGACAGGGTATCGCCTTTTTTTATGGTGATGTCGGCGGTAATGGTATAGGTTTGACCGGTTACCAATGTGCCCTTTACAAAGCCGCTGATATTGCCTGGTGCTATTGGACTTGATGCTGGGATTTTAATTTTATCAAACGTAGTTACTTCTGCTTTTTGACAAGCGCTGAATGTTGCAGCCAGCAGTAAACCAGTTGCCAGGGTATAGATGTATCTTAATTTCATGGTTTTGTTTGAGTTAAAGTGCATAGCGGAAACCAATATTGAAACTCACGTTATAAATGTCTTTAGATTGGATCAGATCATTAATCATCACCGTTGTAGGGGTATTCAGAATATTATTAATCTTTGTTGTTAGGGTGAAATGCTTGCTCACCTGTTTCTCCGCAGAAAGCGCCAGCAGCGATTGTGGTTGCTGATAATAGTCATAACCATAATTACTGTACACCAAAGCCAGCGTGCGGCCCAGGTAAGTGTAGGCCAGTTGCACGAACGCTCTTTGCTTATCATTTTTATAGAGCAATGATAGATTCACCACATTTCCGGTTTGTCCCTGCAATTGTCTGCTTTGTAGTTTTGGAACCGATGTGGTTACACCGTTGGCATCTGTTGAGGTGTAGATTTTAGTGGTGCTGATGTTTGAATAGGTATAAGTATAGTTACCTGATATGCCCAGGTCTCCAAAATACTTGCTATAAACCACCTCGGCACCGGCAACTTTAGCGGTACCAAAGTTTTGCGGCGAAGTGTTTAATTGACCGTTGTTAGAGTCATTTAACGCAAACTCTATAGGGTTTACGATATTCTTGTAGAAACCACCAATAAAGAATTGCTCTTCTTTGCGTGGAAACAACTCATAGCGCAAATCATAATTATCAGCCACGGTATGTTGTACCAAAGGGTTACCGGTTACGTCTGTGCTTTCGCCAAGTGTTGGGGTTGGTACCAATTCATACAGTGCCGGGCGCGAAATAGATTTAAAGTAAGAAGCTCTCAGGTTTGACGTCTCGCTTAGCTTGTATTTTAACTGTAAGCTTGGTAAAAGATCGGTATAGGTTTTCTTTGCGTTGCTTCTGGTATCAAGCACCACAGGGTGGGTGTCATAGCCCTGTTCAGTTCCTTCTATACGCACACCACCAACTACATCTAACTGGTTAAGGGTCAGCTTAAATTCGCCATAGCCGGCAGTGATGTTTTCATAAGCGGTATAGTTGGCCTTGTCGCTGGCCAGTGAACCAGTTACGTCATAAACCACCCAGTCGGCAGCGTAAATGTCGGTAAATGGACTTTTTACCCCGTTTGCTGTTGCCGTAGGGCGTAGTGAGTACTCATTTTGAGTGTTATAACGCGTGCTGTGACGGTACAATCCGCCAACTTTTAATTCTAATGAGTTATCGTCACCAAGACCGGTTTTGTAACCCAGATTGCCCATGGCGCTTAAATCCTTATTGCCATTTTTTTGCCAGATGCGAGATACATTATCGAAATAATTAGGTGTACTGCTAAAGTCTGGATTAACCAAATGGTTATAGGTAATATCGGCTCTATCTGGCGCTACTTGCGTGGCATTAGAATAAACACCTGCCCAATCAAACATAAAATGCTGAGTTAGCAAATGCTTGCCCGATAGTTTCAAATTTTCTACATATTCATTCTGGATAGTAGAACGGTTATCGTTAAATACGGTACCGGTACCAGGGCCAACACGGCCGCCGTTGCCACCCAAAATAGAGGTATCAATACTTAAACGGCTTTGCGCGGTGCGCGTATAAAGAAATACATTATCAAGGCTGATCTTGTTGGCATTATCAAATTTATAATCTAAATGGGCCGACAAGCCGTTGTTTAATTGCTGAGTAGAGTAGGTGCGGTTAGCTACATCAGAAATAACGGGCTGAAAGCCTTTTCCCGGGCGGGTATCCACCTGCGCGTTGTTAAACTGTGAGTTGTCGCCATAAAACTGGTTTTGGTAGCTGTCGCCAACAATAAAGCCCAACTTGTTATTAAAGAAACGGCGACCGTATGTGAAACCCAACAATGCAGTTGGGGGGGCATTTTTTTGAGTGAAATCTAAATTAGCACGTGAAAAATAGCCAGGTGTAGCCAGGTAAGAAGGACCAAACCTTTGTACCGGACTTTGGCTCTGCACGGCTCCATGATTAAAATCGTCATATTTACGATTGAAGAACAAGCCGCTGTAGCCGATGGAACCGTTGGCTTTAAAATATTCGTAGTCTGGCGCGTCTTTAAAAACAAGATTAACCGTACCGCCAATAGCGTCGCCTTCCATCTCCGGCGTTAATGATTTACTTACCTGGATCTTTTCCAGCAGGTCTGACGGAACGATGCTCAGGGAAATGAAACGTGATACCGGATCTGGGCTGGTTACTTTTACACCGTTGATTAATGTGTTATTATAGCGTGGCTCTAAACCCCTTATAATACCATAAGCGTCGTCAGAGCCGCTGTTGTGCTGAATAGTTACACCAGATACGCGCGCCAGAACGTTGGCCGCATTGATATCTGGCGATCGTTGCATAGCCTGTGCTGATAAAACGTTGGTAATGTTATCTGCATTTTTTTCTGCACGGCGTGAAGATGCTTCAGATTCTTGGTTAGTGCCGCCATAAATCCGAACTTGTTTGAGTGATTCTGCCTTTTCTGAAAGTTTGATGTTCAGCACCTGGTTGCCCGACAGGTGTATTTTTTCTTCATAGTCAGCATAACCTACGTATTTAACTTTTAGTTTGTAGTCGCCAGCAGAAGCGCTGCTAATGCTGTAGTAGCCAAACTGGTCTGTAATGGCGCCGCCTTTTTTGTCGTCAAAATGCACATAGGCGCCGCTTAGCGGCTCTTTGGTCTTGGCATCAACAACCTGTCCCTTTAAAACCAATTTCTGGCCAAAGGAATAGGATGTAATAATAAGCAAGAATGTAAGCAGGTAGAATGTTTTCTTCATGGGGGATTTTTGGGATAAAACACCGCATGAAATCTGTAGAAATTCTGAAATTTTAAGCTATAGTTTTGATGTTAATTAATTGATAATCAAAACTTAATAAGAGACGAGGCCTGTTGCTTGTTGGGAACTTTTGACTGTGTTTAATTTAACAGGAGATTAACGGTAAGTGATGGCCGGGCTGCACCGGTTTAGGCATGTTGCTGCCCTATATTTAGTGTCTGCTTTTAAGATTAAAAAGTTAAGGTCATATCATGCCATACTTCGCCGCCATGTACGGATTGAGATACGCCCATGTCAGTAAATCCGAAGCGCTGGTAATATGTAATGAGATGGGATTTGCAGGTAAGGATGACACCTTTACGTTTTTCTTCTTTTGCCTTAATAATCAGATGCCTCATTAGTTGGCTGGCATAGCCCTGATTACGGTACCCAGGGGCAACCGCAATACCAAATATGCTTTGCCATTCACCTAGTTCATCATGTAGGGCGGCGTTGCTAAATAATTCGTCGCTGATGGTTGGTTGATTGGTTACCATGCCGTTTACATAGCCAACCAACTGGCCATCTATTTCCAATAACCAAAAGTGTTGTGGGTAGATCTGTAATCGCTTAGTGAAAGATAATACGGAAGCCGCCTCGTTCGGTGGAAAGCAAACGTTTTCAATGGCAGAGATGGCACTCAGATCGTTCAGTGCAGCATTTCTAAGATTTTCCATCTCATTAAAATTGATTTAAGGTGAACAATGCCATCATTTCCTCATTGAAGGAGGCGCCTTTGTCCTGATTGTACCATTGCTGCAAAGCGCTGGTAATTACGTCATGATCAACTCCTTCAGCTTTAAGTTGATTGAACAGTGCCTGTGCTGGCTGGGGCCTTGGTCCCCAATTGAACAGATCATCCCCACGCTCATTGCGGACGATGAGTTTGGGAATGCTTTTAGAAGTACCTGTCAGATAATTGTTGATCAAAAAAGGCTCGCTATCACGTAATTGAATATCATATGTAATCTTTTCATTTATTTCTGCTAAGCCAATCATCAAGGGTAATGTATGTGCCGCATCTCCGCACCAGGGCTCGGTAATAATGATCCAATGCTGCACATTATTTATCTTGCTGATAATGGTGGCTAAAGCCTCATTCGGCTTCAGTTGTTTGTCCCAGCGTGACATCCGCGCCTGGTTCATTTTGGTATAATGCCGGTATTGGGGATCGTCATACGGATACTGTGGGTTTTCGTTGTGCTGGATATCTACAAAAAGCTGTTGGTATTCCTGGTAGTTCATGTTATAGTTTAGTGAGGTTGATAACATATGCAATATTTTACATCACCCTTAAGTACACGTTCAAATACGGGCTGACACATCTCTTATTCTTTAATAAGCTGATTAAGTTGATTGATAAATTCAGGCGAATTGTAGCCGGCGAAACCTTCATGGTTAAACCTGAGTTTACCAGTCTTATCAATAATAGCAGTAGTTGGTAGGGAACCATTATAAACGGTTGCAGGGATTTTGCCATCTCTTCTAGCCAGCGGCAGATCATATTTTTCCTGCCTCAGAAACTGCTCTCCCGCGTTTATATCATTGTCTTCATCAATGAACAAGAACACCACCCGACCGTCGTTTTTAAAACGATTGTAAAGTTGAGCAATGCCCGGAAATTCTGCCCTGCAAGGTGGGCACCAGGAGGCCCAAAAGTTCAGGAAAATAACTTTGCCGTGCAGTGAAGCAATATTAACCGTATTGCCATTTTTTAGGCTAATGCTGAAATTTTGGACAACATTGGTGTCTGCAGTAGTTGCACTTAGATGTGCGTTAAACAGACCGGTGCGTAGCAGTTGGCGCAACACCCAGGCCTTACAGTCAGGACTGAATAATAACAACGCTGCGAGTGCCACCATCATAATTGTCCCGATGTTTTGACGGACAATCTGGCTGAACTTTTTATTGGCGTTATTAGTCATGGTTGCTGGTTAACAGACAAAAATAGAACATATTGCAGGTATTGCTATTGCAAGGTTAAAAATTGGGGCGGTCCTGCGTTAACAGGTCTACATCAAAATCAACATTATTCAGCTGAGCGTAAATAGCATTGTTAAGCGTTTCTAGAAATTGTTCGTCAGCCTGCTTATCGCCATGGTTTTGATGTGGGTCAATGGCGAGAGGGTAGAGCGCTGCCGCAGGTTTTATCGGTTACGTAAGATGCTGGCTATCTGTGCAATCAGGAGCCCCGGCGAAAAGGGTTTTTGAATCTAAGTGTCGGCCCCTTGCTCAAGTTTGTAAAATAAAAAAAAACGCACTTTCTGTTAAAAAGTGCGTTTTGAACTGAATATCGCGTTTTACTTACCTGTGTCGTAAATGAAGGAAAGACAGCTTTGCTTTGCCTGGTTTATATGTGTAGACAGTATAACCAAATATGGTTTTAGCGGTTTGCTTGGCTATAAAAGTGCTCACTAAAATAGGGACAAATAATACAAAGCCTCCGTTTACAACGCTACAGGCAAGAAATAAGGCTGTCCATGGGGCGTGTATCGCCGCACTTAACATTCCGGCAGCTCCCATCAACGCAAAATTCATTACATCAAGGTTGGTATGAAAGTATCGATTGCATAATCCTGCAACCAGCATTCCTAAAAAAGCGCCGGCAACAATACTTGGTGCAAACACCCCGCCGTCTCCTCCTGCACCCAATGTTAACGAGGCTACCAGTGGCTTCAGAATAACCAGCAGTAGCAAAGTAGTAGCCAGGCCGGTAGAAAAATGCATCCCGCCACTTGCTTGCGTTAATAATTCAGGAACTGCGTGGTAGCTATCTCCAAATAATTGTGGGAAGAAAAATATAGCTGTACCAACTACAATGGCACCGATATTGACGCGAAGAAAATTATTTTCAATCAGGCTAAACTTTTCCTTAATGATAATAACACTTTTGGTAAAATATACCGCAGCTATGCCTGTAGTAAAGCTTAATATCACTATAAAAGGTATGGCCTTTACATTCCAATGGGTAATATGGAAGTTAAACAGTTTGCCGCCATCCAGAAAATAGCTTACAATCCAGGATATTAAAACGGCAACTGAGGTGCTTAATAAAACAGTTCTTTTCACCTTACGGGAAATGACTTCTATGGCAAACAGCAGCCCAACAATCGGACTTCCAAATAAGCCAGCCACCCCTGCAGCCACTCCTGCGCAAACCAATTCTTCTTTATAAGCATTGGCAATACTTTCTTTTTGATGTGCCGATGCGCCAATTGCGGCAGCGGCAACAACCGTAGAAACCTCGACACCTGTAGAACCTCCAAAAATGACAGTTAAAAAGCCATTAATATAATGAGACGGTATCTTGTAGGCAGGCAGTTCATCCCGTTTATTTTCAAGCGTATGGAAGATTTCTTTAATACCCTTATTTTGCTTTCCCTTAAAGAGGTATTTTCTTGTAAAGTATATAATGGTTATGCCTACCGATGGAAGAATTACAAAGTATAATGGATGAGACTCAATCTTGGCAAATACAGATTCTTCGAAAATTTCAGTGATCTTTTTTAATGAAATAGCCAGCGTTGTTGCCAGTAAGCCGATAATAACAGAACTAAGGATTAATTTAAAATAGTTTATCCTGATAATTAATTTACGCATTCTATAATGTTTCTTTCAGCATAGCAGGATTAAGCCCTACACGTTGATTGCGCAAAAGTACGGCGCTATAATTTTGTTTGCAACCTTTACCTTAATTTAATAATAGAGAATAAGTTAGCAAGGATGACTGCCCTGATGGCGAAGATGCTACCGTCGGTTAGTAAAATGTAGGTACAGAGCCTGGAAATAATAGTACTGACGACATTGATGAAGCAGAGGATGATACCAAGTATTCCATGCCAATAATGACATGCAATAAAAGCAAAAAAGCCTCTTAGATGTATCTAAAAGGCTTTTTCTTGTGGCTGATAAGGTACGGATATCGAACTCTTTTATTGAAGATCGTAAGAAAATTGTAGATTTAAAGAAGCAAACTCTATACTCAAGATGTCAATAGACCTTATCAGCAGAGCACTTTATTTAAAATCAAAAGGAGATAATTTATTAAGTGAAAAAATTGATAAATGGTTAGAGGACAGTTTAAACATTCCGGCCTCAGAATTTATTGCTGAAAGTGAAAAATACTATTGGAAAGAAATTTCATCGATACAGTTCAAAGATATTATTGATGAAGACGGAACTGATTGGTTTTTAATTTATTCCGAAAATTTGAAATTTGTCTCAATTACTAAAAAGCACAATCTTTCCAAAAATTTAATTGGAAAAAAAACGGGAACTTATTTATCAACTCTTTGGATATTAAAATCAAACATTCATTCTATAAATGTCGAGGAAGGGCCGATGTTAATTTACACACCTTATTATTTTGACTGGTCGACAGATAATTTAGCATATGATTTTAAATTGCTGGTAATCAGATTGATGGATTCGAAAGTAAAGCTAACTCAAATACCAAGTTATGTTGCGCCCGGATGGCATGATAAAGTAATCAGATAAAAAAGCACAGTAATAATCAGTACTACTGTGCTTTTTCAGTGTGACCCCGGAGAGGCTCGAACTCTCGACCCAATGATTAAGAGTCATTTGCTCTACCAACTGAGCTACGGAGTCTGGTTAAAAATTCCCCGATTAAGAAGGGGAGGGCAATATAAGGAATTTGAGCTATATAGGCGCTTTTTTCAAAAAAATACCCAATCTCCAAAGTATTAAAAATTAGCTTCTTTAGTGCGTCAGGCAAAAAGTGCGTCATTTAATGCGTCAGTTTATGCCTGTTTTTGACATTGAACCTAAAATTGTTGCTAGCAAAAGCCTTAAAAATCGCTCTTACATTTTGTATTATTTAGATGGTGTTAGATATCGTTTATACAACGGGAACGCCATAAATGTTGATATACACCCCAATCGTGCTGGCACCATTGCTGAACGTAATCGTCAATTAAGTAAGCTTCTCTATGAAGTTTACAAAGCCTTTGATTCTTGCGTCACTCAAACAAGTAGTCAGCCTATTGTCCCAAAAGTAAAGTCTGCGCCCGTTTTAAAGTCGGTAGAGCAGGCGTTTAAAGAGGTTGAAG
This region of Mucilaginibacter yixingensis genomic DNA includes:
- a CDS encoding YncE family protein encodes the protein MKKIFCSFLSLAFCGAISSTAFAQGSQYTLVKTIPLQGDGGNDYAYVDQANHRLYASHGQAVNVVDLESGKEVGVIADMKGTHGIAIANDLNRGFISDGKGNAVIAFDIKTLKVIKTIPVSGEGPDAIIYDPASKKIFTFEGHSSSIAVVDPQSLTQVGSIAPGGAPEFAVADGKGLIYNNLEDKSRLAVIDTKTLKLVKTLPLDPCGGPTGLALDKANGRLFTVCRENKGMSVIDVATGKIVQTLPIGAGVDAVVYDAVNKLVIASNGDGTASVYKQNNADSYTLMQTLTTQPRAKTMALDADTHQIYFPVSDYQKGTKTQVAGTFKLLVYQLKNN
- a CDS encoding right-handed parallel beta-helix repeat-containing protein, with the translated sequence MKLRYIYTLATGLLLAATFSACQKAEVTTFDKIKIPASSPIAPGNISGFVKGTLVTGQTYTITADITIKKGDTLSAQPGATVIVKNNAQITVQGVLQLIGSKDQPISFNSDSNKPGTWGGLQCDTAQAITVKWTHIDNTGGPDASGSARGTLKVKAAIKVDIEDSWFTNGQDDLMAISNGANVTILRNTISSSGSTDGEGINLKTGVTGTVAYNVIFSQAGSGVKLETSSSKPFPQTEVNVYNNTFVAIGWRRGSAEPGRAVSVGVNAIGHIYNNIIVNCYHGIELFTDGDIPHTTYGNNLFYATVDTYADLVDPSQKINIRSNFYPAGALGTPQPTDLISKKIGDKDPLFVRTDGTVAAPNGYPNTNDYHLQTGSPAFSAGNPKYNLDMGAYTSDNKGNQH
- a CDS encoding TonB-dependent receptor, whose product is MKKTFYLLTFLLIITSYSFGQKLVLKGQVVDAKTKEPLSGAYVHFDDKKGGAITDQFGYYSISSASAGDYKLKVKYVGYADYEEKIHLSGNQVLNIKLSEKAESLKQVRIYGGTNQESEASSRRAEKNADNITNVLSAQAMQRSPDINAANVLARVSGVTIQHNSGSDDAYGIIRGLEPRYNNTLINGVKVTSPDPVSRFISLSIVPSDLLEKIQVSKSLTPEMEGDAIGGTVNLVFKDAPDYEYFKANGSIGYSGLFFNRKYDDFNHGAVQSQSPVQRFGPSYLATPGYFSRANLDFTQKNAPPTALLGFTYGRRFFNNKLGFIVGDSYQNQFYGDNSQFNNAQVDTRPGKGFQPVISDVANRTYSTQQLNNGLSAHLDYKFDNANKISLDNVFLYTRTAQSRLSIDTSILGGNGGRVGPGTGTVFNDNRSTIQNEYVENLKLSGKHLLTQHFMFDWAGVYSNATQVAPDRADITYNHLVNPDFSSTPNYFDNVSRIWQKNGNKDLSAMGNLGYKTGLGDDNSLELKVGGLYRHSTRYNTQNEYSLRPTATANGVKSPFTDIYAADWVVYDVTGSLASDKANYTAYENITAGYGEFKLTLNQLDVVGGVRIEGTEQGYDTHPVVLDTRSNAKKTYTDLLPSLQLKYKLSETSNLRASYFKSISRPALYELVPTPTLGESTDVTGNPLVQHTVADNYDLRYELFPRKEEQFFIGGFYKNIVNPIEFALNDSNNGQLNTSPQNFGTAKVAGAEVVYSKYFGDLGISGNYTYTYSNISTTKIYTSTDANGVTTSVPKLQSRQLQGQTGNVVNLSLLYKNDKQRAFVQLAYTYLGRTLALVYSNYGYDYYQQPQSLLALSAEKQVSKHFTLTTKINNILNTPTTVMINDLIQSKDIYNVSFNIGFRYAL
- a CDS encoding GNAT family N-acetyltransferase — protein: MENLRNAALNDLSAISAIENVCFPPNEAASVLSFTKRLQIYPQHFWLLEIDGQLVGYVNGMVTNQPTISDELFSNAALHDELGEWQSIFGIAVAPGYRNQGYASQLMRHLIIKAKEEKRKGVILTCKSHLITYYQRFGFTDMGVSQSVHGGEVWHDMTLTF
- a CDS encoding thioredoxin family protein, with product MNYQEYQQLFVDIQHNENPQYPYDDPQYRHYTKMNQARMSRWDKQLKPNEALATIISKINNVQHWIIITEPWCGDAAHTLPLMIGLAEINEKITYDIQLRDSEPFLINNYLTGTSKSIPKLIVRNERGDDLFNWGPRPQPAQALFNQLKAEGVDHDVITSALQQWYNQDKGASFNEEMMALFTLNQF
- a CDS encoding TlpA disulfide reductase family protein, with protein sequence MTNNANKKFSQIVRQNIGTIMMVALAALLLFSPDCKAWVLRQLLRTGLFNAHLSATTADTNVVQNFSISLKNGNTVNIASLHGKVIFLNFWASWCPPCRAEFPGIAQLYNRFKNDGRVVFLFIDEDNDINAGEQFLRQEKYDLPLARRDGKIPATVYNGSLPTTAIIDKTGKLRFNHEGFAGYNSPEFINQLNQLIKE
- a CDS encoding chloride channel protein, whose translation is MRKLIIRINYFKLILSSVIIGLLATTLAISLKKITEIFEESVFAKIESHPLYFVILPSVGITIIYFTRKYLFKGKQNKGIKEIFHTLENKRDELPAYKIPSHYINGFLTVIFGGSTGVEVSTVVAAAAIGASAHQKESIANAYKEELVCAGVAAGVAGLFGSPIVGLLFAIEVISRKVKRTVLLSTSVAVLISWIVSYFLDGGKLFNFHITHWNVKAIPFIVILSFTTGIAAVYFTKSVIIIKEKFSLIENNFLRVNIGAIVVGTAIFFFPQLFGDSYHAVPELLTQASGGMHFSTGLATTLLLLVILKPLVASLTLGAGGDGGVFAPSIVAGAFLGMLVAGLCNRYFHTNLDVMNFALMGAAGMLSAAIHAPWTALFLACSVVNGGFVLFVPILVSTFIAKQTAKTIFGYTVYTYKPGKAKLSFLHLRHR